In Sphaeramia orbicularis chromosome 7, fSphaOr1.1, whole genome shotgun sequence, one genomic interval encodes:
- the pqbp1 gene encoding polyglutamine-binding protein 1 has protein sequence MPLPPALLARLAKRGIVKPAEQEADEEIIAEDYDDNNVDYEATRIENLPPNWYKVFDPACGLPYYWNVETDLVAWLSPNDPTSVITKPAKKIRGEGGDDRVERQFDKLDRERERERDRDRDRDRDRDRDRDRDRERDRDRDRDEGRDRDRRKQRREDTAPYSKSKRGRKDDEMDPMDPSAYSDAPRGTWSSGLPKRNEAKTGADTTAAGPLFQQRPYPSPGAVLRANAANQIPKE, from the exons ATGCCACTGCCTCCAGCTCTGCTTGCCCGCTTGGCCAAGAGAGGGATTGTTAAACCAGCTGAACAAg AGGCAGATGAGGAGATAATTGCTGAAGATTATGATGACAACAACGTAGATTACGAAGCCACCAGAATAGAAAATCTACCACCAAACTGGTATAAAGTGTTTGATCCTGCTTG TGGTCTTCCTTATTACTGGAATGTGGAGACAGATTTAGTGGCCTGGCTGTCCCCTAATGACCCAACCTCAGTTATAACAAAACCTGCCAAGAAAATAAGAG gaGAAGGGGGAGATGACAGAGTTGAAAGGCAGTTTGATAAGTTGGACCGAGAGCGAGAACGGGAGAGAGACAGGGATAGAGATAGGGACAGAGACAGGGATCGGGATCGAGACCGGGACCGAGAACGGGACAGGGATCGAGACAGGGATGAGGGACGGGACAGAGACAGGAGAAAACAGAGGAGAGAGGACACTGCACCGTACAGCAAGAGCAAGAGAG GGAgaaaagatgatgagatggacCCCATGGACCCCAGTGCTTATTCTGATGCCCCAAG GGGCACGTGGTCCAGTGGTCTACCAAAACGTAATGAAGCAAAGACAGGTGCAGACACCACAGCGGCAGGGCCTCTGTTCCAGCAGCGGCCGTATCCCAGTCCTGGAGCAGTACTTAGGGCTAATGCAGCAAATCAAATCCCCAAAGAGTGA